CCTCTTGAACCCAGCGCGATAGGCAGTTGCGGCAAAATCCCGCCAAATTCATCATGTCGATATTTTGCGCGTCGGTTCTTTGTTCCATAAGATGTGTGCGCAGAGTTCGAAAGGCGGCGGCTTCTAGCTCGAGTTGCGTTTGCGCGTCGATGTCTGGGCGATTGAAATTCATAGGGCACCTATAGTAAAAAATACGGGAACGAAGCCAAATATTAACCGCCTCGAAAGAAAGCGCAACGACACTCACTGTCACAGATGGGTTACAAAAGGCATTTAAAGTGGTCGTGCAGATGGATGTATGGCCCGTTGTGTTTTGAAATAAAATGGGGCATATAACGGGCGGCCCACCGAAATTATTTTTTAACACGAGGAATCGACGCCGAATGACACGCGCTCGCAATGTAAAAATCGTGGCCACTTTGGGCCCCGCATCGAATGACTATAAAATGATACGTGCTTTGTTTGAAGCCGGGGCTGACGTATTTCGCTTGAACATGAGCCATGGCGACCACGAAGAAATTCGTAAGCGCCACGAGATCATTCGTCAAATCGAAGAAGATACTGGCAAACCGATTGCGATTTTGGCTGACCTTCAGGGGCCGAAACTGCGCTGTGGCGTTTTTGCAAACGATGGTGGCGAAGAATTGGCCGTAGGCGCTAAGTTCCGCTTCGATCTTTCGGATGCCGCCGGAACCATAGAGCGCGTTCAACTGCCGCACAAAGAGATTTTCCAAGCGCTTGAAGTGGGCTCGACCCTTCTAGTAAACGACGGCAAAATCCGCGTGCGGGTTGAAGCGCGCGGCGAAGATTTCGCCGATTGTGTGGTCGAAGTTGGTGGTACGATCAGCAACCGCAAGGGTGTGAACGTCCCCGACGTGCTTCTCCCATTGGCGGCCTTGTCTGAAAAAGACCGCCGCGATTTGGAATTTGTCTGTGAATTGGGTGTGGATTGGTTGGCTCTGTCCTTTGTACAGCGCCCCGAAGACGTCTTTGAAGCGCGTGAATTGGCCAAGGGCCGTGCGGCTATTCTGTCAAAAATCGAGAAACCAGCAGCGGTTACCGCGTTTGACAGCATTCTTGCTGTGTCTGACGGGATTATGGTCGCCCGTGGCGATCTGGGTGTTGAATTGCCCGTTCAAAACGTTCCGCCAATTCAGAAACGCTTGATTCGCAAATGCCGCAATGCCGCGAAACCCGTGATCGTTGCCACTCAGATGCTCGAAAGCATGATCGAAAGCCCCGTGCCAACGCGCGCCGAGGTTTCCGATGTTGCGACCGCGATTTATGAAGGTGCCGACGCTATTATGTTGTCCGCTGAATCTGCGGCTGGGGATTTCCCAATCGAAGCGGTGACAACCATGAACAACGTGGCTGTTGAGGTCGAAAGCGACGCGACATACCGCGAAGTGATTGAAGCAAGCCGCAAATTCAAAGGCGTCTCTATCGCTGATGGTATCGTTGCTGCGGCCCGCGAGATTGCGGAAACGGCCGACATCAAAGCGATTTGTTGCTTCACGCAATCTGGGAATACGGCCCTGTTGGTGGCGCGTGAACGTCCACGTGTTCCAATCATTGCTTTGTCTCCAGTTAAGGAGACCTTGCGTCGTCTTTGCTTGAGCTGGGGCATGAATTGCTTCAACTCTGACAACGTTGATCGCTTCAAAATGGCCGTGATCGCAGCGGCTCGGGCTGCGCGTGCTTCTGGTCTCGCAACTGAGAACGATTCGATCGTGGTGACAGCGGGTGTTCCGTTCAATGTGCGTGGTACGACCAATATTCTACGCGTCGCACCTTGTGATGAACGGTTGATTTTGAACATCGATCCTGAATAGACTACTCTAAAGAGTAGTCTTTGGAGGGGTCTATGGATCCAGATCTTTTTCTAGTCATCGGTCTTTTGATCGGCGGATTTACCATTCCGCCGATCTTAGGTGCCATATTTGATGGGCGCCCCCCTCGGACACCCGCAGTTTTGGTCGTGATCGCGGGCGGGATGATTGCCTTCGCGGTCATTCAAAAGCCCGGAGGGTATGTCATCCAAGACATCCCCGGAGTCTTCTCCCACGTCATCGGAAAATACCTGTAACACGTGTTTTGGGCTTGCCCCTCTGGGGAATGCGTCCTATACGACGCGCTCTTACTGCGTGACCGGCCGAAAGTGGCATGCCGAGTCGCGTTTACACCGAATTCAAATAGGAGACGGAAATGCCCAAGATGAAGACAAAGTCGAGCTGCAAAAAGCGGTTCAAAGTTACGGCCAATGGCCTTGTAGTTGGAGGTCAAGCTGGCAAACGCCACGGCATGATCAAACGTTCCAACAAATTCCTGCGCAATGCGCGCGGTACCACAGTTTTGTCGGCTCCTGATGCGAAAATCATCAAGACGATGATGCCGTACGCTCGTTAAGGAGAATCTGATATGCCCCGCGTAACATCTGGTAAGGTAACTCACCGTCGCCACAAAAAAGTCGTCGACGCCGCTAAAGGTTTTTACGGCCGTCGTAAAAATCTTTTCAAAACAGCCACACAGGCCGTCGACAAAGCAAACCAATACGCCACACGTGACCGTAAAGTCCGTAAGCGTAACTTCCGTGCGCTTTGGATCCAACGGATCAACGCTGCCGTGCGTGCTCACGACGAAACACTAACATATTCGCGCTTCATCAATGGCCTTTCGTTGGCTGGCATCGAAGTGGACCGCAAGGTTCTCGCCGATCTCGCCGTACACGAGCCAGAAGCGTTTACAGCGATCGTTGAAAAAGCCCAAGCCGCTCTGGCTTAAGGCGTAACGCTCGCGAAGACTTCTTGAACCGAGAAGAAAATTTGAAGCCGCGGGCCTGTGATGGGTCGGCGGCTTCTTGCGTTTAACCCCCGATGTGATAGCACGGCGGGGGACAGAATAGGGGTCAGGCATGGACGATCTTCGGCAGAAATTTCTTGAGGCAATCTCCTCGGCAACCAATGAGGCAACCCTCGAAGACTTGCGGGTCTCTGCGGTGGGCAAAAAGGGCGAAATCAGCCTGAAAATGCGCGAATTGGGTAAAATGACACCCGAGGAACGCCAAACAGCTGGCCCCGCGCTCAATGCTCTCAAGGACGAGGTAAATTCGGCACTGGCCGCCAAGAAAGAAGCCTTGGGCGACGCCGCACTTGATGCGCGCTTGAAGGGCGAGTGGCTCGACGTGACGTTGCCCGCGCGTGGGCGTCCCGCAGGCACAATCCACCCTGTCTCGCAGGTCACAGAAGAAGTGATCGCGATCTTTGCGGACATGGGGTTTGCCGTGGCCGAAGGCCCGCAGATCGAGAATGATTTTTATAATTTCGATGCCCTCAATATTCCGCCGCACCACCCCGCGCGGCAGGAATTTGATACGTTTTATATGCACCGCGATGCCGATGACGAGCGCGCGCCTCACGTGCTGCGCACGCATACAAGCCCCGTTCAAATCCGCGAGATGGAAAAAACCGGTGCGCCGATTCGCGTGATTGCGCCAGGTCGCGTGTATCGTTCGGATTATGACCAAACCCACACGCCGATGTTCCACCAGATCGAAGGCATGGCCATTGGCAAAGATATTTCTATGGCCAATCTGAAATGGGTCCTCGAGGAATTCTTCGCGGCCTTCTTTGAAATTGACGGAATCAAAACCCGTTTCCGCGCCAGCCATTTTCCCTTCACGGAACCCTCCGCAGAGGTCGATATCCAGTGCAGCTGGGTTGA
This Falsihalocynthiibacter arcticus DNA region includes the following protein-coding sequences:
- a CDS encoding DUF1244 domain-containing protein — its product is MNFNRPDIDAQTQLELEAAAFRTLRTHLMEQRTDAQNIDMMNLAGFCRNCLSRWVQEAANERGIEMSKDEAREAYYGMTMDEWKANHQTDATQQKQAAFKQAFDENVAKK
- the pyk gene encoding pyruvate kinase, with protein sequence MTRARNVKIVATLGPASNDYKMIRALFEAGADVFRLNMSHGDHEEIRKRHEIIRQIEEDTGKPIAILADLQGPKLRCGVFANDGGEELAVGAKFRFDLSDAAGTIERVQLPHKEIFQALEVGSTLLVNDGKIRVRVEARGEDFADCVVEVGGTISNRKGVNVPDVLLPLAALSEKDRRDLEFVCELGVDWLALSFVQRPEDVFEARELAKGRAAILSKIEKPAAVTAFDSILAVSDGIMVARGDLGVELPVQNVPPIQKRLIRKCRNAAKPVIVATQMLESMIESPVPTRAEVSDVATAIYEGADAIMLSAESAAGDFPIEAVTTMNNVAVEVESDATYREVIEASRKFKGVSIADGIVAAAREIAETADIKAICCFTQSGNTALLVARERPRVPIIALSPVKETLRRLCLSWGMNCFNSDNVDRFKMAVIAAARAARASGLATENDSIVVTAGVPFNVRGTTNILRVAPCDERLILNIDPE
- the rpmI gene encoding 50S ribosomal protein L35, with protein sequence MPKMKTKSSCKKRFKVTANGLVVGGQAGKRHGMIKRSNKFLRNARGTTVLSAPDAKIIKTMMPYAR
- the rplT gene encoding 50S ribosomal protein L20, which codes for MPRVTSGKVTHRRHKKVVDAAKGFYGRRKNLFKTATQAVDKANQYATRDRKVRKRNFRALWIQRINAAVRAHDETLTYSRFINGLSLAGIEVDRKVLADLAVHEPEAFTAIVEKAQAALA
- the pheS gene encoding phenylalanine--tRNA ligase subunit alpha; protein product: MDDLRQKFLEAISSATNEATLEDLRVSAVGKKGEISLKMRELGKMTPEERQTAGPALNALKDEVNSALAAKKEALGDAALDARLKGEWLDVTLPARGRPAGTIHPVSQVTEEVIAIFADMGFAVAEGPQIENDFYNFDALNIPPHHPARQEFDTFYMHRDADDERAPHVLRTHTSPVQIREMEKTGAPIRVIAPGRVYRSDYDQTHTPMFHQIEGMAIGKDISMANLKWVLEEFFAAFFEIDGIKTRFRASHFPFTEPSAEVDIQCSWVDGQLRIGEGDGWMEVLGSGMMHPKVLAAGGVDPEKYQGFAFGMGIDRIAMLKYGIPDLRAFFDSDLRWLRHYGFSALDMPSLAGGLSK